A genomic stretch from Vicia villosa cultivar HV-30 ecotype Madison, WI unplaced genomic scaffold, Vvil1.0 ctg.001262F_1_1, whole genome shotgun sequence includes:
- the LOC131634243 gene encoding non-seed lectin-like produces MAFHLTNLPTHRLFSLVFFFLLATNINSAQPLSFNFNKLTNGNPELIIQGDAHFVDGGFVALTNRTPPATTTGRALYKTPVTLWNDTTGQVASFNTSFSFVVESPEEQPCPTDGLIFFIAPLDTVIPNNSDSRYLGVVDGKNAINRFVGLEFDLYPNYFDPYMRHIGIDVNSLISLKTEKWNWVSDSLTKVTITYDSPSNELSALVTYENGEYTSIAQAVDLKTVLPNIVRIGFSATSKTGVAHNIHSWSFASDLETTISSVSDI; encoded by the coding sequence ATGGCTTTTCATCTCACAAACCTTCCAACTCACAGACTATTCTCTCTTGTTTTCTTTTTCCTGTTGGCCACAAATATAAACTCAGCTCAACCACTTTCCTTCAATTTCAACAAACTCACCAATGGTAATCCAGAATTAATCATTCAAGGGGACGCCCATTTTGTAGACGGTGGTTTTGTGGCACTCACAAACAGAACACCTCCAGCTACAACCACAGGACGTGCCTTATATAAAACACCTGTGACCCTTTGGAACGATACTACTGGCCAAGTTGCCAGCTTTAACACTTCCTTTTCGTTCGTTGTAGAATCCCCGGAGGAACAACCTTGTCCAACTGATGGACTGATCTTTTTCATTGCACCCCTGGACACCGTGATTCCCAATAACTCAGACAGTAGATATCTAGGAGTAGTTGATGGTAAAAATGCAATAAATCGATTTGTTGGTTTAGAGTTTGACCTTTATCCCAATTATTTTGATCCCTATATGAGACATATTGGAATCGATGTCAACTCTTTAATTTCGCTCAAAACTGAGAAATGGAATTGGGTGAGTGATTCATTGACAAAAGTAACTATAACATATGACTCTCCTTCTAACGAGTTGAGTGCTCTTGTCACTTACGAGAATGGAGAATACACTAGCATTGCACAAGCGGTTGATTTGAAAACTGTGCTTCCCAACATTGTTAGGATTGGTTTTTCTGCTACTTCAAAAACTGGTGTAGCACACAACATTCATTCATGGTCATTCGCATCAGACTTGGAAACAACTATAAGCAGTGTCTCAGACATATGA
- the LOC131634241 gene encoding non-seed lectin-like — protein sequence MAFHLTNLPTHRLFSLVFFFLLATNINSAQPLSFNFNKLTNGNPELIIQGDAHFVDGGFVALTNRTPPATTTGRALYKTPVTLWNDTTGQVASFNTSFSFVVESPEEQPCPTDGLIFFIAPLDTVIPNNSDSRYLGVVDGKNAINRFVGLEFDLYPNYFDPYMRHIGIDVNSLISLKTEKWNWVSDSLTKVTITYDSPSNELSALVTYENGEYTSIAQAVDLKTVLPNIVRIGFSATSKTGVAHNIHSWSFASDLETTISSVSDI from the coding sequence ATGGCTTTTCATCTCACAAACCTTCCAACTCACAGACTATTCTCTCTTGTTTTCTTTTTCCTGTTGGCCACAAATATAAACTCAGCTCAACCACTTTCCTTCAATTTCAACAAACTCACCAATGGTAATCCAGAATTAATCATTCAAGGGGACGCCCATTTTGTAGACGGTGGTTTTGTGGCACTCACAAACAGAACACCTCCAGCTACAACCACAGGACGTGCCTTATATAAAACACCTGTGACCCTTTGGAACGATACTACTGGCCAAGTTGCCAGCTTTAACACTTCCTTTTCGTTCGTTGTAGAATCCCCGGAGGAACAACCTTGTCCAACTGATGGACTGATCTTTTTCATTGCACCCCTGGACACCGTGATTCCCAATAACTCAGACAGTAGATATCTAGGAGTAGTTGATGGTAAAAATGCAATAAATCGATTTGTTGGTTTAGAGTTTGACCTTTATCCCAATTATTTTGATCCCTATATGAGACATATTGGAATCGATGTCAACTCTTTAATTTCGCTCAAAACTGAGAAATGGAATTGGGTCAGTGATTCATTGACAAAAGTAACTATAACATATGACTCTCCTTCTAACGAGTTGAGTGCTCTTGTCACTTACGAGAATGGAGAATACACTAGCATTGCACAAGCGGTTGATTTGAAAACTGTGCTTCCCAACATTGTTAGGATTGGTTTTTCTGCTACTTCAAAAACTGGTGTAGCACACAACATTCATTCATGGTCATTCGCATCAGACTTGGAAACAACTATAAGCAGTGTCTCAGACATATGA